One genomic segment of Caballeronia sp. TF1N1 includes these proteins:
- a CDS encoding 2-hydroxyacid dehydrogenase, translating into MKPTKPSILQLNPILVPAINETLESLYIMHRLFQVDDKDAYIREHGAAIEGVITGGHTGISNDLVDKLPALKVIAVNGVGTDAVDLAYARSRGIPVTATFGALTEDVADLAIGLILTVLREICPGNDFVKAGKWPENPSPAAIPLSRRFSGKRVGIVGMGKVGRAIAVRAAAFGCPVAYTDVRAMDDIAHRFVPDLLQLARDSDILVLAAAADKAQGIVDAAVLDALGRDGYLINIARGKLVVESDLVQALQGGVIAGAGLDVFVDEPNVPAELFGMDRVVLQAHRASATVESRTAMGEMVLSSIAQALAGQRPEGSLTT; encoded by the coding sequence TTGAAGCCGACGAAGCCGAGCATTCTGCAACTGAACCCCATCCTCGTTCCCGCGATCAACGAGACGCTGGAGTCGCTCTACATCATGCATCGTCTCTTTCAGGTGGACGATAAGGACGCGTATATCCGCGAGCATGGCGCTGCGATCGAAGGCGTCATCACGGGCGGCCATACGGGCATCTCCAACGATCTCGTCGACAAACTGCCCGCGCTCAAGGTGATCGCGGTCAATGGCGTGGGCACCGATGCCGTCGATCTCGCGTACGCCCGTTCGCGCGGCATTCCGGTCACAGCCACCTTCGGCGCCTTGACCGAGGACGTCGCGGATCTCGCCATTGGCCTGATTCTCACGGTGTTGCGTGAAATCTGTCCGGGCAACGACTTCGTGAAGGCCGGCAAGTGGCCTGAAAACCCGAGCCCCGCTGCGATTCCGCTGTCACGCCGTTTCAGCGGCAAGCGCGTGGGTATTGTAGGCATGGGCAAGGTCGGGCGCGCCATCGCCGTGCGCGCCGCGGCGTTCGGCTGTCCTGTCGCCTATACCGATGTACGCGCCATGGACGACATTGCGCATCGCTTTGTGCCCGACCTGCTGCAACTCGCGCGCGACAGCGACATCCTCGTGCTTGCCGCAGCCGCCGATAAAGCGCAAGGCATCGTCGATGCAGCCGTGTTGGACGCCCTGGGCCGCGACGGCTATCTCATCAACATCGCGCGCGGCAAGCTCGTGGTGGAAAGCGATCTCGTGCAGGCGTTGCAGGGCGGCGTGATCGCGGGCGCGGGTCTCGACGTATTCGTCGATGAACCCAACGTGCCCGCCGAACTCTTCGGCATGGACCGCGTGGTGTTGCAGGCGCATCGCGCGAGCGCGACGGTGGAATCGCGCACGGCCATGGGCGAGATGGTCCTGTCGAGCATCGCGCAGGCGCTTGCCGGGCAGCGTCCCGAAGGCAGCCTGACGACCTGA
- a CDS encoding ABC transporter permease: protein MLANLLVQLVNGFADASALFLVASGLSLIFGVTRIVNFAHGSLYMLGVYVAYSLTSRFGQSVAGFWMSVLAAALVIGVLGALIEVGVLRRIYRAPELFHLLATFALVLIFRDAALYLWGPEDLFGPRAPHLAGAVQLLGHALPSYDIALMCIGPLVLAVLWWALTRTRWGTLVRAASADREMLGALGVNQAWLFTGVFFAGAFLAGLGGALQVPRMSANLSLDLETIGNAFVVVVVGGMGSIPGAFVAALLIAEIKALCIGIGHVSLGGIDFSLSKFTLVAEFVVMAVVLVLRPWGLFGRPQAIARTAAPADTPLRPATRRLKIAAAGVIVLLALAPLAAGAFPYMPVLLVEIFIAVLFAASLHFIMGPGGMHSFGHAAYFGLGAYGAALFLKLFSWPMEVSLVLGPLMAGVGAIVFGWFCVRLSGVYLAMLTLAFAQIVWSVVYQWDEVTGGSNGVLGIWPAAWLASPVAFYYLTLVFAIFGVWLLRRMLFAPLGLAMRAGRDSPLRAEAIGIDVMRVQWMAFVVAALVCGLAGSLYAFSKGNISPDAISVSRSVDGLVMVLLGGIQTLSGPVVGAALFTWLQDTVARQTDYWQALLGGVILLFVIAFPQGIVGFTRERFGKAQ, encoded by the coding sequence ATGCTCGCCAACTTGCTCGTCCAACTCGTCAACGGTTTCGCCGATGCCTCCGCGCTCTTTCTCGTCGCCTCGGGTTTATCGCTGATATTCGGGGTGACGCGCATCGTCAACTTCGCGCACGGCTCGCTCTACATGCTCGGCGTGTACGTCGCGTACAGCCTGACGAGCCGTTTCGGACAGAGCGTCGCGGGCTTCTGGATGTCGGTGCTGGCGGCGGCGCTCGTCATCGGCGTGCTTGGCGCGCTGATCGAAGTCGGCGTGTTGAGGCGCATCTATCGCGCGCCCGAGTTGTTCCACCTGCTCGCAACCTTTGCGCTGGTTTTGATCTTTCGCGATGCCGCGCTCTATCTCTGGGGCCCCGAAGACCTGTTCGGTCCGCGCGCGCCGCATCTCGCGGGCGCCGTGCAATTGCTCGGTCACGCGTTGCCTTCGTATGACATCGCGCTGATGTGCATCGGCCCGCTCGTGCTCGCGGTGTTGTGGTGGGCGCTGACGCGCACGCGCTGGGGCACGCTCGTGCGCGCAGCAAGCGCCGACCGCGAGATGCTCGGCGCGCTCGGCGTGAATCAGGCGTGGCTTTTCACCGGTGTCTTTTTCGCGGGCGCGTTTCTCGCGGGGCTGGGCGGCGCGCTGCAAGTGCCGCGCATGTCGGCGAATCTCTCGCTCGATCTGGAGACTATCGGCAACGCGTTCGTCGTGGTCGTCGTGGGCGGCATGGGTTCGATACCCGGCGCGTTCGTCGCTGCCTTGCTGATTGCGGAGATCAAGGCGCTATGCATTGGCATCGGGCATGTGTCGCTCGGCGGTATCGACTTTTCCCTGTCGAAATTCACGCTCGTCGCGGAGTTCGTCGTGATGGCTGTGGTGCTCGTGTTGCGTCCGTGGGGACTCTTCGGCCGTCCGCAAGCCATCGCGCGCACTGCCGCGCCCGCCGATACGCCGCTTCGTCCCGCCACGCGCCGCCTGAAAATCGCAGCAGCGGGCGTCATCGTCTTGCTGGCGCTTGCGCCGCTCGCCGCTGGCGCGTTTCCCTACATGCCCGTGTTGCTCGTCGAAATCTTTATCGCCGTGTTGTTCGCCGCGAGCCTGCATTTCATCATGGGACCGGGCGGCATGCATTCGTTCGGGCACGCGGCTTATTTCGGCTTAGGCGCCTATGGCGCGGCCCTTTTCCTGAAGCTCTTTTCGTGGCCGATGGAAGTGTCGCTCGTGCTCGGCCCGCTCATGGCAGGCGTCGGCGCGATCGTGTTCGGCTGGTTCTGCGTGCGCTTGTCGGGCGTCTATCTCGCCATGCTCACGCTCGCGTTCGCGCAGATCGTATGGTCCGTCGTGTACCAATGGGATGAAGTCACCGGCGGCAGCAATGGTGTGCTCGGTATCTGGCCAGCGGCGTGGCTGGCGTCGCCGGTTGCGTTCTACTATTTGACGCTCGTGTTCGCGATCTTCGGCGTATGGCTGTTGAGGCGCATGCTGTTCGCGCCGCTCGGCCTCGCCATGCGCGCCGGCCGCGATTCGCCGTTGCGTGCGGAAGCAATCGGCATCGACGTCATGCGCGTTCAATGGATGGCGTTCGTCGTCGCGGCGCTCGTGTGCGGTCTCGCCGGATCGCTCTATGCCTTTTCCAAAGGCAATATCTCGCCGGATGCGATCAGCGTCTCCCGATCCGTCGATGGTCTCGTCATGGTCCTGCTCGGCGGCATACAGACGCTATCCGGGCCTGTCGTCGGCGCCGCACTCTTCACGTGGCTGCAGGACACCGTCGCGCGTCAGACCGACTACTGGCAGGCGCTGCTCGGCGGCGTGATCCTGCTGTTCGTGATCGCGTTTCCGCAGGGCATCGTGGGCTTTACGCGCGAACGTTTTGGGAAGGCGCAATGA
- a CDS encoding ABC transporter ATP-binding protein — MTLLRIEHLSKSFDGVKAVDSVSFDLAAGQLLALIGPNGAGKSTCFNMINGQLKPSSGSIRFDGHEIAGKRPRDIWRLGVGRTFQIAATFNSMTVLENVQMALLSRERRVFNPFARVAAWREDEALALLELVGMTSHANRSCAVLAYGDVKRVELAIALANRPKLLLMDEPTAGMAPQERHALMALTARLARERDIGVLFTEHSMDVVFEYADRLIVLARGKLIAAGDARTVRDDPRVREVYLGEGSE, encoded by the coding sequence ATGACGCTCTTGCGCATCGAGCATCTTTCGAAATCGTTCGACGGCGTCAAGGCTGTCGATAGCGTGTCGTTCGATCTCGCGGCGGGCCAGTTGCTTGCGCTCATCGGGCCGAATGGCGCGGGCAAGTCGACGTGCTTCAACATGATCAACGGGCAGTTGAAGCCTTCGTCGGGATCGATCCGTTTCGACGGTCACGAGATCGCGGGCAAGCGTCCGCGCGATATCTGGCGGCTGGGCGTCGGGCGCACGTTTCAGATTGCCGCCACGTTCAATTCGATGACGGTGCTCGAAAACGTGCAAATGGCGTTGTTATCGCGCGAGCGTCGCGTGTTCAATCCGTTTGCGCGCGTGGCCGCGTGGCGCGAGGATGAAGCGCTCGCACTGCTCGAACTCGTCGGCATGACGTCGCACGCGAACCGTAGTTGCGCGGTCTTGGCGTATGGCGATGTGAAACGCGTCGAACTGGCGATCGCGCTTGCGAATCGACCGAAGCTGCTGTTAATGGATGAGCCCACCGCAGGCATGGCGCCGCAAGAGCGTCACGCGCTAATGGCGTTGACGGCGCGGCTTGCAAGGGAGCGCGATATCGGCGTGCTGTTCACGGAGCACAGCATGGACGTGGTGTTCGAATATGCGGACCGGTTGATCGTGCTGGCGCGCGGCAAGCTGATCGCGGCAGGCGACGCGCGCACCGTACGCGACGATCCGCGCGTGCGCGAAGTCTATCTCGGGGAGGGCAGCGAATGA
- a CDS encoding ABC transporter ATP-binding protein — MSRSNALLKVEALNAYYGRAQILFDVGFEVGRGEVVALMGRNGAGKSTTMKAVMGMLARTSGTIRFMGEDIAGMAPYRIARMGLGYVPEDRRVFGDLTVMENLDTGRQPPREGAPQWTPDKLFRVFPNLGEMRERRGSRMSGGEQQMLTVSRTLMGNPRLVLLDEPSEGVAPVIVRQMADMILELKREGLSILLSEQNLNFAERVCDRAYVLEKGQVRYAGAMRDFVRDGTARRDLLGV, encoded by the coding sequence ATGAGTCGATCGAACGCGCTCCTCAAGGTCGAGGCCTTGAACGCATACTATGGCCGCGCGCAGATTCTGTTCGATGTCGGCTTCGAAGTGGGGCGCGGCGAAGTCGTCGCGTTGATGGGCCGTAACGGCGCGGGCAAATCCACGACGATGAAAGCGGTCATGGGCATGCTCGCGCGGACATCGGGCACCATTCGCTTCATGGGCGAGGACATTGCGGGCATGGCGCCTTATCGTATCGCGCGCATGGGCCTTGGTTACGTGCCGGAAGACCGGCGCGTGTTCGGCGATCTCACGGTGATGGAAAATCTCGACACGGGACGCCAGCCGCCGCGCGAAGGTGCGCCGCAGTGGACGCCGGACAAGCTCTTTCGCGTATTTCCGAACCTTGGCGAGATGCGCGAGCGGCGCGGCAGCCGCATGAGCGGCGGCGAGCAGCAGATGCTCACGGTTTCGCGCACACTGATGGGCAATCCGCGCCTCGTGTTGCTCGACGAGCCATCGGAAGGCGTTGCGCCGGTGATCGTGCGGCAAATGGCCGACATGATCCTCGAACTGAAGCGCGAGGGCTTGTCGATCCTGCTGTCCGAGCAGAATCTGAACTTCGCGGAACGCGTCTGCGACCGCGCGTATGTGCTGGAGAAAGGGCAAGTGCGCTATGCGGGCGCGATGCGCGATTTCGTGCGCGACGGCACCGCGCGACGCGACTTGCTCGGCGTCTGA
- a CDS encoding TetR/AcrR family transcriptional regulator, producing the protein MTKAKPRSTYRHGDLRRAMIDAGIALARDGGPDAIVLREVTRRAGVVPNAAYRHFGSRQELLTAVRSAALSAVAQAMEEELAARPKKRKRADAAKAGLRAVGVGYLRFAQTETGLFRTAFTAPPTEWGEHEASYGVGPGGLDPFQLLSRALDEMVDAGALDPSSRPEAEYLAWSAVHGFALLLIEGPLQGLPGKAIEPLAERLLTMVENGL; encoded by the coding sequence ATGACAAAAGCCAAGCCGCGCAGCACGTATCGACATGGCGATTTGCGCCGCGCAATGATCGATGCCGGCATTGCGCTCGCACGCGACGGCGGGCCGGACGCCATCGTGCTGCGCGAAGTCACGCGGCGCGCGGGCGTGGTGCCGAACGCCGCGTATCGTCACTTCGGAAGTAGACAGGAGTTGTTGACGGCCGTGCGTTCCGCGGCGTTATCGGCGGTCGCGCAAGCAATGGAGGAAGAACTCGCCGCGCGGCCGAAAAAGCGCAAGCGTGCCGATGCCGCGAAGGCGGGGCTACGCGCGGTCGGCGTGGGTTATCTGCGTTTCGCGCAGACCGAGACGGGTCTCTTTCGCACCGCGTTCACCGCGCCGCCAACCGAGTGGGGCGAGCATGAAGCCTCGTATGGCGTGGGGCCGGGCGGGCTCGATCCCTTTCAGTTGTTGAGCCGCGCCCTCGATGAGATGGTGGATGCCGGCGCGCTCGATCCGTCAAGCCGGCCAGAAGCCGAGTATCTCGCGTGGAGCGCGGTGCATGGCTTCGCGCTCTTGCTGATCGAAGGGCCGTTGCAGGGATTGCCCGGCAAAGCCATCGAACCGCTTGCCGAGCGCTTGCTCACGATGGTGGAGAACGGTTTGTAA
- a CDS encoding MFS transporter produces the protein MNNADSVAGAAKAEPIAEKRTSHRWVVMGLIFCIWAIACADRANFGFALPYLKKEYHISNSEAGMIVSLFSFAYGFVQIPVGLLYKRLSERTTGILFSVFMLLTSVFTGLMGTTSSVLLLMTYRVGLGLSEGPLGIGCTNVINRWFPTREKGTAAGLWIAASKLGPLIVPSVCIIVIQLWGWREIFYVFAIPGILFAVAWMFLVTNSPSENRFCSPAERRYILDESATDGSTGKLVRRGEMEPMPWLDGINRTKRVAPLETVGQVFRSWNIFGIALGYGCMIGISNIFISWIPTYLVTVKGFASVKMGFLASAPFIGAVAGNMLGGLISDRLLGGRRKPMMMLGALGTMLMMFALIDAPDSVVYLGAALILSGLMLGIGFAGYSAYPMGLASKATYPTAFGIVNSLGQIGGACAPLAVGFLLDSYSWTSVFLYMLGTSLLCLLLLFSVVEPASGKIERV, from the coding sequence ATGAACAATGCCGACAGCGTCGCGGGCGCGGCGAAAGCAGAACCGATCGCGGAGAAACGAACCAGCCATCGCTGGGTAGTGATGGGCCTGATCTTCTGCATCTGGGCCATAGCGTGCGCGGACCGCGCCAACTTCGGCTTCGCTTTGCCGTATCTCAAGAAGGAATATCACATCTCCAATTCGGAAGCGGGGATGATCGTCAGTCTCTTTTCCTTCGCTTACGGTTTCGTGCAGATTCCGGTTGGCCTGCTCTACAAACGGCTCAGTGAACGCACCACGGGCATTCTGTTTTCCGTCTTCATGCTGCTGACATCGGTCTTCACGGGCTTGATGGGAACGACGTCCTCGGTATTGCTTCTGATGACGTATCGCGTGGGTCTGGGGCTGTCGGAAGGGCCGCTCGGCATTGGCTGCACGAACGTCATCAACCGCTGGTTCCCGACGCGCGAAAAAGGCACGGCAGCAGGACTCTGGATCGCCGCATCGAAGCTCGGACCGTTGATCGTGCCTTCGGTGTGCATCATCGTGATCCAGCTTTGGGGCTGGCGCGAAATCTTTTATGTGTTCGCCATTCCGGGCATTCTCTTTGCCGTCGCATGGATGTTTCTCGTCACGAATTCGCCGAGCGAAAACCGCTTCTGCTCGCCCGCGGAACGCCGCTATATTCTCGATGAATCCGCCACCGATGGCTCGACCGGCAAGCTTGTGCGCCGTGGCGAAATGGAGCCCATGCCCTGGCTCGACGGCATCAATCGCACGAAGCGCGTGGCGCCGCTGGAAACGGTCGGGCAAGTGTTCCGCTCGTGGAATATCTTCGGCATTGCGCTGGGCTATGGCTGCATGATCGGCATCAGCAACATCTTCATCTCGTGGATCCCCACGTATCTCGTCACCGTGAAGGGCTTTGCCTCGGTAAAGATGGGTTTTCTGGCTTCGGCGCCGTTCATCGGCGCGGTGGCGGGCAACATGCTCGGCGGCCTGATCTCCGACCGTCTGCTCGGCGGCCGCCGCAAGCCGATGATGATGCTCGGCGCGCTCGGCACCATGCTCATGATGTTCGCGCTCATCGACGCGCCGGACAGCGTGGTCTATCTCGGCGCGGCGTTGATTCTCTCGGGCCTCATGCTCGGCATCGGCTTCGCGGGATACTCGGCGTATCCCATGGGACTTGCAAGCAAGGCGACGTATCCGACTGCATTCGGTATCGTCAATTCGCTCGGGCAGATAGGCGGCGCGTGCGCACCGCTCGCGGTGGGCTTCCTGCTCGACAGCTATAGCTGGACCAGTGTGTTCCTTTACATGCTCGGGACCTCGCTGCTTTGTCTGTTGCTGTTGTTCAGCGTGGTCGAGCCTGCGTCGGGAAAAATAGAACGAGTGTAA
- a CDS encoding LysR family transcriptional regulator yields MLDLGQVRCFVAAATELNFRRAAALLNMTQPPLSRQIHLLEENLGVMLFERVGRTVKLTPEGRVFLADAARLLNLSEQAESTVRRASKGKTGRVRLGFTGAAGYELIPQLLVAAKHALPDIDVVLLELVSVAQIEAFAANTIDLGFLRPLPSRQQLEFLLIDKEPLIVALPAGHELCAYDEIALPQLDQEPFIMHSPVHGKYFCDRIMGMLAREEVNPHFTQYIDQTPTILSLVRAGLGLSILPASAQRFHYDNVEFRHIANNHVQAEMSMAWRVDQDNPAVTAFRLMAADHFASRVQD; encoded by the coding sequence ATGCTCGATCTCGGACAAGTGCGTTGCTTCGTCGCCGCCGCGACGGAACTGAACTTCAGGCGTGCGGCTGCGCTGCTCAACATGACGCAGCCGCCGCTTTCCAGGCAGATTCATCTGCTTGAAGAGAATCTCGGCGTCATGTTGTTCGAACGCGTTGGCCGCACGGTCAAACTGACGCCGGAAGGGCGTGTCTTCCTTGCCGATGCCGCGCGCCTCCTGAATCTCTCTGAGCAAGCGGAAAGCACGGTGCGGCGCGCGAGCAAGGGCAAGACGGGACGCGTGCGGCTCGGCTTCACGGGCGCAGCCGGCTACGAGTTGATTCCGCAACTGCTCGTCGCGGCCAAGCACGCGCTGCCCGATATCGATGTCGTCCTGCTCGAACTCGTTTCCGTCGCGCAGATCGAGGCCTTCGCGGCCAATACCATCGACCTCGGCTTTCTGCGGCCCTTGCCTTCGCGGCAACAGCTCGAATTTCTGCTCATCGACAAAGAGCCGCTGATCGTCGCGCTGCCCGCCGGTCACGAGCTATGCGCTTATGACGAGATCGCCCTGCCGCAACTCGATCAAGAGCCGTTCATCATGCACTCGCCGGTTCACGGCAAATACTTCTGCGACCGCATCATGGGCATGCTCGCGAGGGAAGAAGTGAACCCGCATTTCACGCAATATATCGACCAGACGCCCACCATTCTCTCGCTCGTGCGCGCGGGGCTTGGTCTTAGCATCCTGCCGGCGTCGGCGCAGCGCTTTCATTACGACAACGTCGAGTTCAGGCATATCGCCAACAATCACGTGCAGGCGGAAATGAGCATGGCATGGCGCGTGGATCAGGATAATCCCGCTGTGACGGCCTTCAGACTCATGGCCGCGGATCACTTCGCGAGCCGGGTGCAGGATTGA
- a CDS encoding VOC family protein: protein MQVQPYLFFEGRCEEAITFYRESLGAQVLMMMRFRDNPDAGKSGSGNEAASGCGMPPGSEDKVMHVAFTVGQSMLMASDGMCSGKPNFQGVSLSISTEDEQEAEKFFHALSDGGQVQMPLTQTFFAKRFGMVQDKFGVSWMVVGGAENKPA from the coding sequence ATGCAAGTGCAACCCTATTTGTTCTTCGAAGGCCGCTGCGAAGAAGCGATCACGTTTTATCGCGAGAGTCTCGGCGCACAAGTGCTGATGATGATGCGCTTTCGCGACAACCCTGACGCCGGCAAATCCGGCAGCGGCAACGAGGCCGCGAGCGGTTGCGGCATGCCGCCCGGATCGGAAGACAAGGTCATGCATGTGGCCTTCACCGTGGGCCAGTCCATGCTGATGGCGTCCGACGGCATGTGCAGCGGCAAGCCGAATTTCCAGGGCGTGTCGCTGTCCATTTCTACGGAAGACGAGCAGGAAGCCGAAAAGTTCTTCCACGCACTATCGGACGGCGGACAGGTGCAGATGCCGCTCACGCAGACGTTCTTCGCCAAGCGCTTCGGCATGGTGCAGGACAAGTTTGGCGTGTCGTGGATGGTGGTTGGCGGCGCGGAAAACAAACCCGCTTAG
- a CDS encoding nuclear transport factor 2 family protein produces MVVKNERAQDEARIRELTESWRQAVLAKDAAALVTHYATDVVVFDVVPPASFKGVELYREHWQPWFDSISGPLVFEVRDLHVAVSGDLAFAHAVNRVAAGGRDDIVRATVCFRRIDGDWRVVHEHASVPLTMDMDPDESQ; encoded by the coding sequence ATGGTCGTCAAGAACGAACGTGCGCAAGATGAAGCACGCATCCGTGAACTCACGGAATCGTGGCGTCAGGCCGTGCTTGCAAAAGACGCGGCTGCGCTCGTGACTCATTACGCGACGGATGTCGTCGTGTTCGATGTCGTGCCGCCCGCATCCTTCAAAGGCGTCGAGCTGTATCGCGAGCATTGGCAGCCCTGGTTCGACAGCATCAGCGGCCCGCTCGTGTTCGAGGTGCGCGATCTGCACGTGGCGGTGAGCGGCGATCTCGCCTTCGCGCATGCGGTGAATCGCGTGGCCGCGGGCGGGCGCGACGACATCGTGCGTGCAACCGTGTGCTTCAGAAGAATCGACGGCGACTGGCGCGTTGTGCACGAACACGCGTCGGTGCCATTGACAATGGACATGGACCCCGACGAGTCCCAGTAA
- a CDS encoding ABC transporter substrate-binding protein — MITRAGTLIRLTLTSAAMSVTLGAHADTIRIGEINSYKAQPAFLMPYKNGWNLALDEINAAGGINGNKLEVVSRDDNGNPGDTVRVAQELIAREQVQLLFGGYLSNTGLALSDFAKQRRIFFLAAEPLTDKIVWQDGNKYTYRLRPSTYMQVAMLVPEAAKLKKKRWALVYPNYEYGQSAVATFKRLLKAAQPDVEFVAEQATPLGKVDAGAVTQALADARPDAIFNVLFSADLGKFVREGNTRGLFKDRAVVSLLTGEPDYLDPLGAEAPVGWVVTGYPWYSIDTPANKKFVADYEAKYHDYPRLGSVVGYTAMMSLANGLKKAGSADPDKLAAAFKGLGVDSPFGPITYRKQDNQSTMGAYVGVTALKDGKGVMTSYRYIDGASVQPSDDEVKKLRTAD, encoded by the coding sequence ATGATTACCCGAGCAGGCACGCTGATTCGCCTGACCCTGACTTCCGCCGCCATGAGCGTGACCCTCGGCGCGCACGCCGACACCATTCGCATCGGCGAGATCAATAGCTACAAGGCGCAGCCTGCGTTTCTCATGCCGTACAAGAACGGCTGGAATCTGGCGCTCGACGAGATCAACGCGGCGGGCGGCATCAACGGCAACAAGCTCGAAGTCGTCTCGCGCGACGACAACGGTAATCCGGGCGATACGGTGCGCGTCGCGCAGGAACTCATCGCGCGCGAACAGGTGCAACTGCTCTTCGGCGGCTACTTGTCCAACACTGGCCTCGCGCTCTCGGACTTCGCCAAGCAGCGGCGCATTTTCTTCCTCGCCGCCGAGCCCTTGACGGACAAGATCGTCTGGCAAGATGGCAACAAGTACACGTATCGGCTGCGGCCATCGACCTATATGCAAGTGGCGATGCTCGTGCCCGAAGCCGCGAAGCTCAAGAAAAAGCGCTGGGCGCTGGTGTATCCGAATTACGAGTACGGACAATCGGCCGTGGCGACCTTCAAGCGTCTGCTCAAGGCCGCGCAGCCGGATGTGGAGTTCGTCGCCGAACAAGCGACGCCGCTCGGCAAGGTGGATGCGGGCGCGGTGACGCAAGCGCTCGCCGACGCCAGGCCCGACGCCATCTTCAACGTGCTCTTTAGCGCCGACCTCGGCAAGTTCGTGCGCGAAGGCAATACGCGTGGCTTGTTCAAGGATCGCGCGGTGGTGTCGTTGCTGACGGGCGAGCCTGATTATCTCGATCCGTTGGGCGCTGAAGCGCCGGTCGGTTGGGTGGTGACGGGCTACCCGTGGTATTCCATCGATACCCCCGCCAACAAGAAGTTCGTCGCGGACTACGAGGCGAAGTATCACGACTATCCGCGGCTCGGTTCCGTGGTCGGTTATACCGCGATGATGTCGCTTGCCAACGGCCTGAAGAAAGCCGGTTCCGCCGATCCCGACAAGCTCGCGGCCGCTTTCAAGGGCCTTGGCGTCGATTCGCCGTTCGGACCGATCACGTACCGCAAGCAGGACAATCAATCGACGATGGGCGCGTATGTCGGCGTCACCGCGCTCAAGGACGGCAAGGGCGTGATGACGTCGTATCGTTATATCGACGGCGCGAGCGTGCAGCCATCCGACGACGAAGTGAAGAAACTGCGGACCGCCGACTGA
- the folE gene encoding GTP cyclohydrolase I FolE → MSAPRKTHFSDSDIHAKPADRPSREEAEAAVRVLLRWAGDDPRREGLLDTPARVVRSYEEFFAGYQQDPHEILARTFSEVQGYDEMIVLKDIRFESYCEHHMVPIIGRAHVAYLPRERVVGISKLARLVDAFAKRLQIQEKMTAQIADTLNEVLQPLGVGVILEAAHQCMSTRGVHKAGVSMVTSRMLGSFRDDPSTRREFLSIVGTQSVFNVSNT, encoded by the coding sequence ATGAGCGCCCCGCGCAAAACCCATTTTTCCGATTCGGACATCCACGCTAAACCGGCCGATCGTCCGTCCCGCGAGGAAGCCGAAGCCGCCGTGCGCGTTCTCTTGCGCTGGGCGGGCGACGATCCGCGTCGCGAAGGCCTGCTCGACACCCCGGCGCGTGTCGTGCGGTCGTATGAAGAGTTCTTCGCCGGCTATCAGCAAGACCCGCATGAAATCCTTGCCCGCACTTTCTCCGAAGTGCAGGGCTACGACGAGATGATCGTCCTGAAGGACATCCGCTTCGAGAGCTATTGCGAGCATCACATGGTGCCGATCATCGGGCGGGCGCACGTCGCGTATCTGCCCCGAGAACGCGTGGTCGGCATTTCCAAGCTCGCGCGTCTGGTCGACGCCTTCGCCAAGCGCCTTCAGATTCAAGAGAAGATGACCGCGCAGATTGCCGATACGCTCAACGAAGTGCTGCAACCGCTCGGTGTCGGCGTGATTCTGGAAGCCGCGCATCAATGCATGTCGACGCGCGGCGTGCACAAGGCGGGTGTGTCGATGGTTACGTCGCGCATGCTCGGCTCGTTCCGCGACGACCCATCGACGCGGCGTGAGTTCTTGTCTATCGTCGGCACTCAAAGCGTGTTCAACGTCTCGAACACTTAG